The following DNA comes from Peribacillus sp. FSL E2-0218.
CGCCTTGCGGAAAGCCGAAACCTTGAAGGGATTCTCACCTTTCAATTCCATGTATATTGCAATTTTTTCCAATAGTTTAATGATATCTTTTTTGTTGATCGTCATTTATTTCACCGCCGAAAAATTAATAGGGTATCCGTTGTTTTCTTTCTTAAAGATACCTTTCTTGAAGGTAAAGTACAAGCAGGCCGCTCCTTGCCATGATTCAAGGCAAGATCACGCTATTACAGAAAAGGGGCCTCCCCCATTCAAAATCCAGGACTTTGAGAAAGGGAGGCAGGCCCTCGGTAACTGTCATTATGATTGATCTGGTTTTTGGAACCAAAGTTCTTTCACTTGTTCGGAAAGGAACGGTGTATGTTTCACGATCGATTCTGCCAGAAAAGATCCCGCTAATGGCTTCTGGATCGAATCCATTGGCAGCATGGCAGCTATATATAATATAATAAACATGATAAGATAGATTTCGATAAAGCCCAATATCCCGCCACCCCAGCGATTCAGCTGTTTCAATATCGGTAGGTGGGTAATGAAATTGAGCATCGAGCCAAGCATTTGCCAAAGGATCTTGGCCGCAAAGAAAATGATGGCAAAGGCAATCGCATTGTAATACGCCGTTTCGAGCCCGACTGTTTCAAAAAACATAGTAAGCGCCGAGGAATCACTCATCGTCGGAAACGGGATCCACAATTTCAGATTGGGAGCAAGATCTCCATAAAACACATATGCGACGATAAAGGCCACTATGAACCCTGTCATATGAACAGTCTGTAAAATGAAGCCACGCTTTAAACCGATTAATAAACCGATTAAAAGAATGGCCAGAATTGCTAAATCAAGCATGTACTCAGTCCTTCTCTCTCTTTAATTCCAGTTGAAGCTGGTCTAGTTCATCTTTTAACTTAATATATTCGTGGATGGTATTTACGGCCGTTAGTACCGCTAGCTTGCTTGTATCCAAGTATGGGTTTTTCATACTGATTTCTCTCATTTTTTCGTCAACCATCGAAGCGACCAGGCGCATATGGCTTGCGCTTTCTGTTCCGACGATTGTATATGGTTGTCCGTATATATCAACTGTTGTTTTATTTCGTTTATCGTCTGACAAAATGATGCCCCCAATCTAAACAATCCTAATTCTATCATATCATGAAGTTTTTCGTCATGAAAGAGAGTACCACGTCATTTCTTGTATAAAAACTGCAATAATTTGTCAAATGAAAACGAACTAAGAAGCAGCTTGCCTAAATAATAATATGAAGTTAGGAGTTTACCGATTATGTCCCATGTTGTTTTACTCATCAATCCCGCCCAAATAAAAGCGATGCAAGTTCATTATTCTTCATCCTTAGCCACCAAACAGCCGCCAGGGAGCATCTTTTCCGCCAAGCCGCCGCTATGCACGGTGACCGCCTATAAATCCGGAAAGGTCCTTTTCCAAGGTAAGAATGCCGAACTGGAAGCCGGTAAATGGCAGCAGGCCGCTACAGCCGCCGCGCCAAAGAAAAAAACGGCATCCACCTCTTCGGTCAATGTCCACCGGTATTCACCGCCTGCCCATATCGGAACGATGTCCGTGATAGGTTCCGATGAAGTTGGGACAGGAGACTATTTCGGCCCGATTACGGTCGTAGCCGTTTATGCGAAAAAGGAGCAGCTTCCCCTATTGAGGGAGCTTGGTGTTCAGGATTCGAAAAATCTTAAAGATCCTCAGATCATCGAAATTGCCAAACAGATCAAGAATGTCGTGCCATTCAGCCTGCTTACTTGCGATAACCCCAAATATAATACGCTGCAGGCTCAAGGGATGTCACAAGGAAAAATGAAGGCCCTCCTCCATAACCAAGCGATCAAGCTTCTGATGCAAAAAATTCAGCCGGAGCAAGCGGAAGCTGTCCTTATCGACCAATTCGCCCAACCTGATGTATTTTTTAATTATTTGAAGGGCCAAGAACGGTTTCAGGCAAACGCCACTTATTTATGCACAAAAGCGGAAGGCATCCACCTTGGCGTAGCCGCCGCATCCATCCTGGCACGATACGCCTTCGTCAAACGCTTTGATTTGCTAAGTGAAAAAGCCGGATTCAAAATCCCGAAAGGAGCCGGATTTGCCGTGGACGAAGCCGCCGCACGATTGATCCATGAAAAAGGAATGGACTCCTTGCACGAATTCACGAAAACCCACTTCGCCAATACCGAAAAAGCAAAGCGGTTATACCAACAAAAATACCATAAATAAAGGCGAAGCGGCCGTTCTTCCGGGAACAGCCGCTTTTTTTGCAGTTTACCCGCCAGTTTGGGTGCTTTACTCGGGAGTTCATAAAAAGACAGCTTCCCGCGTTTCAGGGAGCTGTCTTTTTGTTTTATCCTCTTAGTTCTGCGCCGGCTTTTTCTTTTACGGCTTCTAGTACTTTTTCATGCGCTTTTGTAATGTCTTCGTCGGTTAGTGTACGTTCCGGATCGAAGTATTTCAGTGAGTAGGCAATGGATTTCTTGCCTTGCTCCATTCTTTCACCCTCGTATAAGTCGAAGATGGTTACTTCCTTGAGTAGCTTGCCTCCGGCTTCTTCAATAATGTTTTGAATGTCTCCGGCTTTTGTCGCTTGATCGACAACGAGCGCAATATCGCGTGTTGTCGATGGGTAGCGCGGAATGGTTTCGTAGGCAATTGGCGCCACTTCGGCTTCTGCCAATGCCTTTAAGGAAAGTTCGAAAATATATGTTTCTTTTATATCCAAGTCTTTTTGGACAGTTGGGTGCACTTGGCCGATAAAGCCGATCACATCACCATTCAACAGGACTTCCGCTGTCCGCCCTGGATGCATGTCATTGATTTGTGCTTGGCGGTAACTGATTTGATCCGTTAACCCAAGTGTATCGAATAATGCTTCGATCACGCCTTTGGCTACAAAGAAGTCGACCGGTTTCTTTTCGCCTTGCCATGGATGTGCTTCCCATAGGCCTGTGATGGCTCCGGCGATATGTTCTTTTTCATCTGGTAGCTCGTGGTCATCCCGTTTAAAGAATACTGATCCGATTTCATATAGAGCTAAAGAATCCAGTTGGCGGGCATTGTTATATTTTACGACTTCAAGCAATTGAGGCACGATGCTTAAACGCAGCTGGCTTCTTTCTTCGCTTATCGGCATGGCTAATCGAATCGATTCTCTTGCTTCCAATGCGAATTGCGCTGCTTTTTCCTCGCTTGTCAGTGAATAGGTCACCGCTTGATAAAGGCCTGCTCCTTCAAGTGTACGGCGTGCCTTCCGCCGTTTCATTTGATAGTCCGTCAAATGGCCAGGGGTAGCACAGCCGATCGGCAGTGTAGTCGGAATGTTATCATATCCATATAAACGTGCCGCTTCTTCGACCAAGTCAGCTTCAATCGTAATGTCCCCACGGCGTGTCGGTACAGTGATCGTGAACGTTTCATTGTCAAGTTCCACGCCGAATTGCAGGCGGTTGAAGATGGATTCCACTTCGGTTACGGTCATGTCTGTTCCAAGAAGCTTGTTGATTTTTTCAAGGGTGATGCTGATGACTGCAGGTTCCATTGTCAATTCGTCCACTTCTGCCGTTCCTTGCAGGACTGTTCCGCCAGCATATTGGGCAATCAATTGTGCCGCACGTTCCCCAGCTTCACGTACACGGGCCGGATCGACGCCTTTTTCAAAACGTGCACTCGCTTCACTGCGCAAGCCGTGATCTTTTGAAGCTTTACGAACGACCGTACCTGCGAAATAGGCACTTTCAAGGATGATGTTCGTCGTATCGTTTTTCACCTCAGAATCGGCTCCGCCCATCACACCAGCTATCGCAACAGGCTCGCTGCCGTTTGTGATCACTAAATGATTCGGTGTCAATGTGCGTTCTGCTTCATCAAGCGTTACGATTTTTTCAGCATCCTTCGCCCTGCGGATGACGATTTCTTTTGAACCGAAACGGTCATAATCAAAGGCATGCAGCGGCTGGCCGTATTCAAGTAAGATGTAATTCGTGATATCGACGACATTATTATGCGGCCGGATACCTGCCGACATTAGTCGTGTTTGCATCCAAAGCGGTGAAGGACCAATTTTTACATCTTTGATGATTTTAGCGATGTATACCGGGTTATCTTCTTTCGCTTCCACTTTGACACTGATGTAATCCGTCGCTTTTTCAGCTGCTTCTTCTTTCTCGATGACCGGCCATTTCACTTCCCGGCCGAGGATAGCCCCCACTTCGTAGGCTACACCGAGCATGCTCAAAGCATCCGAACGGTTTGGAGTCAGCCCGAGTTCCAGCACTTCATCACTTAAACCAAGCTCCTCCAATGCATCTTTTCCTACTTCCACATCATTGGGGAAGACGAAGATGCCTGTAGCATAATCCTTGGAAACGAGCTTGGATTCAAACCCCAATTCTTGGAGGGAGCAAATCATCCCGTGTGATTCTTCTCCGCGCAGCTTCGCTTTCTTGATTTTGAAATTACCTGGAAGGACTGCGCCAACAGTGGCGACTGCGACTTTTTGGCCTTTATCGACATTCGGTGCCCCACAGATGATCTGAACGGGATGTTCTGCCCCGATATCAACTTGGCACTTATTCAATTTATCGGCATTTGGATGCTGTTCACGTTCAATGACGTGGCCGATGACGACACCTTTTAGCCCTTCACTTTTCTTTTCCACCCCTTCAACCTCAATGCCGCTTTTCGTGATTTTGTCAGCTAGCTCCATCGCATTGATGCCTGAAAGGTCAACATAATCTTGTAACCATTTATATGAGACAAACATGGTAGGTCCTCCTTTATAAAAATAAAATTTATGCTTCGTGATGGTTGAATTGCTTTAAGAATCGAACATCATTCGTATAGAAATGGCGAATATCGTCCACACCGTATTTCAGCATCGCGATCCGTTCCACGCCCATTCCAAATGCGAACCCAGAGTATTTTTTGGAATCGAACCCAGCCATTTCAAGGACGTTCGGATGAACGATCCCGGCGCCAAGCACTTCGATCCAGCCTGTTTTTTTACATACGCTGCACCCTTTACCACCGCAGATTTTACAGGAAATATCGACTTCGACGGATGGCTCCGTGAATGGGAAGAAACTTGGACGAAGACGGATTTCACGATCTTGCCCGAATACTTTTTTGGCAAATACGTCAAGCGTTCCTTTTAGATCGCTCATGCTGATGTTCTCATCGATGACCAAGCCCTCGATTTGCTGGAATTGATGGGAGTGTGTCGCATCATCGTTATCGCGGCGATATACTTTCCCAGGGCAAATGATTTTAACAGGGCCTTGACCTTTATGTTTTTTCATCGTCCTTGCTTGAACAGGTGAAGTGTGCGTCCGCATCAGGATTTCCTCCGTGATGTAGAAGGAGTCCTGCATATCACGTGCCGGATGGCTTTTTGGCAGGTTAAGTGCCTCGAAGTTGTAGTAGTCGCTTTCGACTTCCGGACCTTCCGCAACGGTGTATCCCATTCCGATGAATAAATCTTCAATTTCTTCCACAACACGTGTTAACGGATGATGGTTCCCCCTGTTTACGGGACGTCCTGGCAATGTCACGTCAATCGTTTCCGTTGCTAGCTTAGCATTGACAGCTGCCGTTTCAAGAGCCTTTTGTTTTTCCTCGATTTTTGAAGCGATCGCCTCACGGACGTCATTGGCAAGCGCCCCGATTTTCGGGCGTTCCTCTGCTGACAGCTTCCCCATGCCACGCAATACCTCAGTGATCGGGCCTTTTTTCCCTAAATAAGCAACCCGGACTTCATTCAGTTCCTTAAGTTCGGAAGCGGCGGTTACTTTTTGCAACGCTTCTTCCTGCAGTTCTAGTAATCGTTCCTGCATCATGTTTTCCTCCTTTATTTTCCTTTTGTAAAAATGAACACAAAAAAACCCCTATCCCTAAAGGGACGAGGTTTATGTATCGCGGTACCACCCTTATTAGTGCAAGGACAAAAAACTCCTGCACTCACTTCATGAAAATAACGGCTTTTCACCGGAACATTTTTCGGACGATGTGTCTTCCCAATGCCAACTCGAAAGGTGAATTCACTTAAGCAGCGCCATAAAAATGCTTTCAGTCGAGGCATTTTTTCCCTGGATATGGATAACTTAAGGTACTACTCTTTGTCATCGTTGTTTGCATTATAAAATTCTGTTTCATTATATTATAATTCGGCGGCCGTTTCAAATTCATTTTCGCAAATGATACATTAAAATCCCGGCTGCGATCCCTACATTAAGCGATTCGCTTTTTCCATAAATGGGAATATAGAGATTTTGAGTCGTTTTTGCCAATAATTCTTTCGAAACACCTTGGCCTTCATTACCGACAAGCAGGGCGAATCGGGATGTTTTTTCGACTTCTTCAAATGGTGAAGCGCCTTCCAAAGCCGTGCCATAAACCGGCGTCCCCTTCTGTTTCAGCTCTTCGATGACCTCGGATAGGTTTGCTTTGATGACTGGCATACGGAATAGACTTCCCTGTGTCGAACGGACCACTTTCGGGTTGTATAAATCTGCACAGCCTTCGCCAACGATGACTGCATCCATACCAGCTGCATCCGCTGTCCTGATCATCGTACCTATATTCCCCGGATCCTGAACAGCATCAATCAATAATAGTTTATCCGGATTGATGGACTCCATGCTCATTACTTTTTGTTCACACACCGCAGCAATTCCTTGCGGGGCCTCGGTGTCGCATATTGCTTTCATAATATCATGTTTCACATAAATGACTTCCGTGCCTTCCAATTTAAAATGGGCGGGCATTTCCGTTTCTTCATTTACGATGACTTCCATGACGATTTCTTCTTTTAAGGCTTCTTCAACAAGGTGGAAGCCCTCGACTAAATATTTGCCTGTCTTATCGCGCTCTTTTTTCGTCAATAGCTTCTTCCATTGCTTGACTTGCGGGTTTTTTACGGATTCGATATATTTCAAGGGTAAACGCTCCTTTGACTTCACACTGATTTTCCTATTATAACGCAAATCGCATACATATTGCATGCCCGTTTGTGAAATGCTATTAATGTCAGTCATTATGTGTTAGAGGAGGAATAATTGTGAATTTAAACCTACGTAATGCGATCATCCAAAATGTATCTGGAAATTCGCAGGAGCAGCTGGAAGACACGATTGTCGATGCGATACAAAACGGCGAGGAAAAAATGCTGCCTGGCTTGGGAGTATTATTCGAGGTCATCTGGCAAAATTCATCTGATCAAGAAAAACAGGAAATGATCAATGCCCTTGAATCAGGATTAAAAAAATAACAGCCCTCGGAGGCTGTTATTTTTTTGATTCGCTTACTTCGTCATCGGCACCACTTTATCTGGGTCAGCCATCATTTCTGCAACAGATACTTCTTCATCAAGAAGCAGAATGTATTTTTTTGCTTTCACTTCTTCGAGGATCTCATTCGTCTCGGTTACGGAGTACCCGTATTTCGTGAAAAAGGTACGCAAATCCCCTGAACCTTCTTCTGTGAAGAAATGGATGATTTTCTCTAAAAAAGTATCCTTATCCTGATTGGCGATGATCAATATATCCGTATGGTCGTTTCCGAGCTGCACATCATTTTTTATATCAGCTGCGACTGTCATTTGTATGCCGGTCACGCCTTTTGCTTGTAAATCATGAATTGCAGCAAGTAATTCCGGATTAGAGTCAAAAACACCATAAACGTTTTTGTCCATGTTTTCTTCCTCCTTGTTCCTTCACTTGAAATAGAATTCCTCTGTAATTATACCTTGTCGCTTTATCAATAAACAAGCAAATAATGCAATGGGAAATGCTAGTACCTGGCCGAAAAACTCCTTTGCCTAAAGGAGTTTCCATTCAAATTCAAAAACTAACAGCCTTTGGCCGGCTGTTAGTTTGCGCCTTTACAGATGATCGGTATTGATTCTATTTTTGATGTAATCGTCCTCCAACGGATCTTCTTCCTCTTTAACATCACGGTTTACAGATCTTTCTGCATTCCGTTCTTTTTGGGCATCGGCTGAAAATGGGTCGGCATGGGGGTCGCTAGTCAATGTGCCTTCATGGTCCATTTTCTCCTGTTGTTTAAATTTTTCAGTGGAATTAGCCCTGATTTCCCTTTCTTGAGACCGCTTCGTTTCCAGCTCTTGTTGATTTTCAAAAATATCGGAAGAATTTCCGTGCAGTTCTGTGCTTCTCCCTGGCTGTGCCTCAACTTCCCTTGTTTGATAGGCATTGGCAGTCGTCTCAGGAAAAAGATTCGGGTCCGGGTTGTTCACCACTCCTGTTTTTAGCGGATCTTCTATAAGGGATTCGTCATCATGCATGTCTTTGGAAGCGGCTGCCTGGTCATCTGTAAGGATCAAGAATTTCCCTGACTCCACCTCATTTATATAAGCGGTCGCTTCGCTATCGGCAAGCCCCAATTCACCCAGCCTGTTCCTAATGTCCCGAGAGCCTTCGTTCAGGAAAAAATGCTTCATCTTATCCAAGAAGGAATCTTCATTGGCATTCGTTACGACGTCCACATCCGGATTTCTTCCTTCATTGCCAAAATCGAAATCTTCCTTTTTATTGGCGATTACGGTTATTTCCCCTTCATGTCTTCTTGTTTCCTTTAAGGATTGTATAGCCTGATATACTTCTGTTTTAGTATCGTACACACCATATAATGCTTTAACCATGCATCTCTTCCTCCTTATTTTCTGAAACGTTTCTTATTTGTAGGTATACCCCAAGGGCTGCTTTTTAAACAATGGCTGGTTTCGCATACTCTTGCGATTCATCAAGTAATGCTGTGATCAAGTTAAATGAAAAAGGGCTTTGGAATGGGGAACATTCCGAAGCCCTTTTTTCATGCTGCAGCTTATTTTTTTACACTTAGAAGCGGTCGCCTCTTCGTTCAGCTGCGTTTTTTTCATTTACGATCGAGTCATCTGTACTATCAAGCTGAATTTCTTCCTTTTTCAGGGTATCTTTAACCTGTTCGGTTTCTTGAACAGCATGTTTTTTGATGACGATTTCGTCTGTTACGATTGGTTTTTTTGATACTTCCAATTTTTCCTCGACGACAGGAATACGTATCGTTTCCCCATCTTGAATGCTGCTGCCAGGTTCGAGATTCGCTTCACGTCCTGAAACGGATCGATGCTCGACAGTCACCTCTTCATGCTCAACAGGGACATTGATCGTTTTATGTTGTTCTTTCACTTCTTTATTGATGACAACTTCACCGGTCTGAACTCTTTCTTTATCGATATTCAGCTGCTCTTCACGAAGCTTGAGCGTCTGTTCATCTTCCGGCAATTCACGACCTTGTCCGTTCATTCCATATACATCTTCCTTATTTAAGGCATCGGTTTTTTCGGCATTGTTATAAAGAGGGGGCGTGGTGTTCGCATCCAGCCTTGTTCCAGCCGTGTCCGTTCTTGCGGTCGTGAATTGATCTTTTGCCGTTCCAAGATGTCCTTCCCCTTCTTCAACTAGGACGAGAACCTTTCCGTTTTCCACATCAAAGACATGCTCAGCTGCGTCACTATTGGAAAGGCCTGCATTCGCCAATCTTGTTGATAGGTCAGCTGTATCGTCCGGCATGAAGAAGCGGGCCACCTTGTCCATGAAAGATTCGTCGTTAGAAACATTCGTCATTGTATGAACATCCGTTTCACGTTGGTGATGGGTAAAATCCAATGTTTCTTCCTTATCAGCCACAACCGTGATATCGTCCCCTTCAAAGCCTTTGGCCTTGAGTGCATTAATCGCTTGGATCACTTCTGCATTCGATTCATATACTCCATAAACTGTTTTATTCATTGTACATTCCTCCTTAGGGTTTGTTGTGCTATATGGTAGCTCATATATAATTTGTACCCGCTTGTCACCTAAGTAAACGAGGAATCCACATTTCATTTATGTTAAAACATGACGATTTGTTCTCAGAATAGAACGATCATTTCACGGAAAACTAGGTTTTTCAATGGTTTGCTCATTATTTAAAACGTAATGTTTAGACATATAATACCATCCGAACAGTTGCAGCCTAGGGTCGGCGTTCAATTTTCCTGCCGTTTTCTTCTATTATAATGCCGCAGCTTCCAAGAGTAGGTCGGCAATATGTACCGCTTTCGTGCAATCCCCCATCTTTTCGCGCTCGATTCCGAGCTGCATTTGCAACAAACAGCCAGGGTTCGCCGTCACAACAATATCCGCCTGCGTCGATTTGGTGTGCTCCATTTTCGAGTCAAGGATTTTCATGGACATCTCTGATTCCACAATATTATAAATTCCGGCAGAGCCGCAGCAGCGATCAGCATCCTTCATTTCCCTGAAATCGATTCCTTCTATCGCTTGAAGTAGAATACGTGGAGCAATGGATGTATTCATCACATTTCGTAAGTGACAGGAATCCTGGAATGTGATGGTTTGAGCTGGCAATTTCAGGCGAGTTTTTTCATGAAAGCGTAAATCGACCAGAATTTCGCTAATGTCCTTCAACTTACCTTTGAAGGCCATTGCCCGTTCATGCCAAACTGGGTCTTCTTGGAGCAAATGGTCATAATCAATGAGAAAAGCTCCACAACCACCGGCATTCGTAATGATATAATCCACCCCGTCCGCTTCAAACGCTTCAATATTACGCTTGGCCAGCTGCTTAGCTCCTTCTTTTTCGCCACTGTGCCCATGGAGCGCCCCACAGCAAGCTTGGGATTTTGGAATCACGATTTCACATCCGGCGACCTGAAGGAGCTTTAGTGTTGCCTTGTTCGTTTCCAGAAACATCGTATCCATCAAGCAGCCGGAAAAGAAGGCCACCTTTTTAAGGACTGGGCCAATCGAAGGCAGACCGGTTGGCCTTTTTTTCATTTCCGATTTTGTCGGGACCTTTGGCAGCACCTTTTCCATGGTCGCCAAATTATCGGGCAGCATGCTGAGTACCCCTGTTTTACGGGCGATATATTGCAGGCCGGATCTCTGATAAAAGCCAAGTAAGCTCGTCATGTTCTGCATTCGCTCCTGATGTGGGAATAATCCGCTGAAAACGGCCTTGCGGATCGTTTTCACAGGAAAGCTATGCTCCTTATTTTGATGGATGATATCTCTTGCTTCTTCCAGAAGATGTCCATATTTCACACCGGAAGGGCAAACGGGCTCACAAGCCCTGCAGCCCAGGCATAGACTTAAAGAGCGTTCCACATCTTCATCGGGCTCTATCAACCCATCCGTCACCGCTTTCATCAGGGCAATTCTCCCCCTCGGCGAATGGGATTCCTTTGATCCGGATTCGATGTATGTTGGACAATGGGGCAGGCAAAAACCACATCGCATGCAATTCAGCAATTCATCTTCATTCATTCTTTCCGCGAATTGATTGGCAATCGCTTCTCTTTCCTGAACGGTCGTCATGACGAAACCACCACTCTTTTCCTGCTTTCCTTGGCAAAGACTTTTCCGGGATTCATGATGCCATGGGGATCGAATGCTTGCTTTATCGCCCTCATGGCGGCAACCCCTTCCTTCTTTAGCTTCCATTCAAGGTAAGGCGCCTTCATCGCACCCACTCCATGTTCACCGGTGATCGTCCCGCCAAGATCGATGGCCGCAGCAAAAATGTCAGCAAATGCGAGCTCCACACGCTCCATTTCATCATGATCACGAGCGTCCGTAATGCAGGTAGGGTGAAGGTTCCCATCCCCGGCATGACCGAAAGTACAAATGTTCACGTCATGCTGCTTTGCGATTTGATTGATCGCTCGAACCATCTTGGCAATTTCCGAACGGGGAACGGTGGCGTCTTCCAAAATGGTCGTCGGCTTCAGACGTGCCAGTGCAGAGAGCGCAGTACGTCTTGCCGTTTTCAGCGCAGCTGCATCAGCCTCCGTCTCGGCAATTTCCACGGAAACTGCCTTTTCCTCGAGACAGATATCAGCCATCCTTTTCATATCACGTTCCACCACTTCTAAAGGACCATCCTGTTCAATCAAAAGAACCGCTTCCACATCGGTCGGCAACCCGATCTTTGCAAAATCCTCAACGACGGCCAATGTCGGCCGGTCAAGAAATTCAAGGGTGACCGGAATGATTTTATTCGAAATGATTTTTGCCACGGACTGGGCTGCGGCAT
Coding sequences within:
- the pheT gene encoding phenylalanine--tRNA ligase subunit beta, whose translation is MFVSYKWLQDYVDLSGINAMELADKITKSGIEVEGVEKKSEGLKGVVIGHVIEREQHPNADKLNKCQVDIGAEHPVQIICGAPNVDKGQKVAVATVGAVLPGNFKIKKAKLRGEESHGMICSLQELGFESKLVSKDYATGIFVFPNDVEVGKDALEELGLSDEVLELGLTPNRSDALSMLGVAYEVGAILGREVKWPVIEKEEAAEKATDYISVKVEAKEDNPVYIAKIIKDVKIGPSPLWMQTRLMSAGIRPHNNVVDITNYILLEYGQPLHAFDYDRFGSKEIVIRRAKDAEKIVTLDEAERTLTPNHLVITNGSEPVAIAGVMGGADSEVKNDTTNIILESAYFAGTVVRKASKDHGLRSEASARFEKGVDPARVREAGERAAQLIAQYAGGTVLQGTAEVDELTMEPAVISITLEKINKLLGTDMTVTEVESIFNRLQFGVELDNETFTITVPTRRGDITIEADLVEEAARLYGYDNIPTTLPIGCATPGHLTDYQMKRRKARRTLEGAGLYQAVTYSLTSEEKAAQFALEARESIRLAMPISEERSQLRLSIVPQLLEVVKYNNARQLDSLALYEIGSVFFKRDDHELPDEKEHIAGAITGLWEAHPWQGEKKPVDFFVAKGVIEALFDTLGLTDQISYRQAQINDMHPGRTAEVLLNGDVIGFIGQVHPTVQKDLDIKETYIFELSLKALAEAEVAPIAYETIPRYPSTTRDIALVVDQATKAGDIQNIIEEAGGKLLKEVTIFDLYEGERMEQGKKSIAYSLKYFDPERTLTDEDITKAHEKVLEAVKEKAGAELRG
- the sspI gene encoding small acid-soluble spore protein SspI; this translates as MNLNLRNAIIQNVSGNSQEQLEDTIVDAIQNGEEKMLPGLGVLFEVIWQNSSDQEKQEMINALESGLKK
- a CDS encoding CvpA family protein, whose protein sequence is MLDLAILAILLIGLLIGLKRGFILQTVHMTGFIVAFIVAYVFYGDLAPNLKLWIPFPTMSDSSALTMFFETVGLETAYYNAIAFAIIFFAAKILWQMLGSMLNFITHLPILKQLNRWGGGILGFIEIYLIMFIILYIAAMLPMDSIQKPLAGSFLAESIVKHTPFLSEQVKELWFQKPDQS
- a CDS encoding YsnF/AvaK domain-containing protein, whose translation is MNKTVYGVYESNAEVIQAINALKAKGFEGDDITVVADKEETLDFTHHQRETDVHTMTNVSNDESFMDKVARFFMPDDTADLSTRLANAGLSNSDAAEHVFDVENGKVLVLVEEGEGHLGTAKDQFTTARTDTAGTRLDANTTPPLYNNAEKTDALNKEDVYGMNGQGRELPEDEQTLKLREEQLNIDKERVQTGEVVINKEVKEQHKTINVPVEHEEVTVEHRSVSGREANLEPGSSIQDGETIRIPVVEEKLEVSKKPIVTDEIVIKKHAVQETEQVKDTLKKEEIQLDSTDDSIVNEKNAAERRGDRF
- a CDS encoding RNA methyltransferase, translated to MKYIESVKNPQVKQWKKLLTKKERDKTGKYLVEGFHLVEEALKEEIVMEVIVNEETEMPAHFKLEGTEVIYVKHDIMKAICDTEAPQGIAAVCEQKVMSMESINPDKLLLIDAVQDPGNIGTMIRTADAAGMDAVIVGEGCADLYNPKVVRSTQGSLFRMPVIKANLSEVIEELKQKGTPVYGTALEGASPFEEVEKTSRFALLVGNEGQGVSKELLAKTTQNLYIPIYGKSESLNVGIAAGILMYHLRK
- the pheS gene encoding phenylalanine--tRNA ligase subunit alpha: MQERLLELQEEALQKVTAASELKELNEVRVAYLGKKGPITEVLRGMGKLSAEERPKIGALANDVREAIASKIEEKQKALETAAVNAKLATETIDVTLPGRPVNRGNHHPLTRVVEEIEDLFIGMGYTVAEGPEVESDYYNFEALNLPKSHPARDMQDSFYITEEILMRTHTSPVQARTMKKHKGQGPVKIICPGKVYRRDNDDATHSHQFQQIEGLVIDENISMSDLKGTLDVFAKKVFGQDREIRLRPSFFPFTEPSVEVDISCKICGGKGCSVCKKTGWIEVLGAGIVHPNVLEMAGFDSKKYSGFAFGMGVERIAMLKYGVDDIRHFYTNDVRFLKQFNHHEA
- a CDS encoding (Fe-S)-binding protein produces the protein MTTVQEREAIANQFAERMNEDELLNCMRCGFCLPHCPTYIESGSKESHSPRGRIALMKAVTDGLIEPDEDVERSLSLCLGCRACEPVCPSGVKYGHLLEEARDIIHQNKEHSFPVKTIRKAVFSGLFPHQERMQNMTSLLGFYQRSGLQYIARKTGVLSMLPDNLATMEKVLPKVPTKSEMKKRPTGLPSIGPVLKKVAFFSGCLMDTMFLETNKATLKLLQVAGCEIVIPKSQACCGALHGHSGEKEGAKQLAKRNIEAFEADGVDYIITNAGGCGAFLIDYDHLLQEDPVWHERAMAFKGKLKDISEILVDLRFHEKTRLKLPAQTITFQDSCHLRNVMNTSIAPRILLQAIEGIDFREMKDADRCCGSAGIYNIVESEMSMKILDSKMEHTKSTQADIVVTANPGCLLQMQLGIEREKMGDCTKAVHIADLLLEAAAL
- a CDS encoding general stress protein encodes the protein MDKNVYGVFDSNPELLAAIHDLQAKGVTGIQMTVAADIKNDVQLGNDHTDILIIANQDKDTFLEKIIHFFTEEGSGDLRTFFTKYGYSVTETNEILEEVKAKKYILLLDEEVSVAEMMADPDKVVPMTK
- the zapA gene encoding cell division protein ZapA encodes the protein MSDDKRNKTTVDIYGQPYTIVGTESASHMRLVASMVDEKMREISMKNPYLDTSKLAVLTAVNTIHEYIKLKDELDQLQLELKREKD
- a CDS encoding general stress protein; translated protein: MVKALYGVYDTKTEVYQAIQSLKETRRHEGEITVIANKKEDFDFGNEGRNPDVDVVTNANEDSFLDKMKHFFLNEGSRDIRNRLGELGLADSEATAYINEVESGKFLILTDDQAAASKDMHDDESLIEDPLKTGVVNNPDPNLFPETTANAYQTREVEAQPGRSTELHGNSSDIFENQQELETKRSQEREIRANSTEKFKQQEKMDHEGTLTSDPHADPFSADAQKERNAERSVNRDVKEEEDPLEDDYIKNRINTDHL
- the rnhC gene encoding ribonuclease HIII codes for the protein MSHVVLLINPAQIKAMQVHYSSSLATKQPPGSIFSAKPPLCTVTAYKSGKVLFQGKNAELEAGKWQQAATAAAPKKKTASTSSVNVHRYSPPAHIGTMSVIGSDEVGTGDYFGPITVVAVYAKKEQLPLLRELGVQDSKNLKDPQIIEIAKQIKNVVPFSLLTCDNPKYNTLQAQGMSQGKMKALLHNQAIKLLMQKIQPEQAEAVLIDQFAQPDVFFNYLKGQERFQANATYLCTKAEGIHLGVAAASILARYAFVKRFDLLSEKAGFKIPKGAGFAVDEAAARLIHEKGMDSLHEFTKTHFANTEKAKRLYQQKYHK